A section of the Marinoscillum sp. 108 genome encodes:
- a CDS encoding efflux RND transporter permease subunit: MNLTAIAIKNNRVTYLLLGIIIILGITGYASLPRNSMPPFTIRIASIVTVFPGASPERMELLVTDPLEKVVQEIPEVDYIQSESRTGISIIKVALKENVHESELRPIWDRLRRKINNVNVPSGVVKGPDLKDEDLGITYGIALGIKNDGYEPRELEKYADQLRNQLIRLRDAAKVELSGVSERHVFIDYNDAELAKIKLSANELKNAISSTNIIIPAGQISVGDERVILEPSGNFETIEDIQNMLIPVGKGRESVYLKDIAEVYEDYISPRESIVRMNGQSAIGLHISLKEGANIIQLGGEVDELLTSFNQTLPVGITAKRLASQDDSVAKSVSDFISNLIQSMVIVLAVMLLFLGLRTGVVVASLIPTAIVMSLFLMGVFDIGLNQVSLAALIMALGMLVDNAIVMAESMMVKMEKGDKAFDAAVSSCKELMVPLLTSSLTTSAAFLSFFIADSVMGEIMGTLFSVITITLISSWLMALTIVPMLAVLFIKVKKKSKDQKPGFFEKLNIYYKRIIVWSLAKPVLILSVVSGCLALSLVGMGQLGFVFMPDSDRNLVTVDLMLPTGTSLETTDSQVSLLERYLSDSLLINNERSRGVQDWSSFIGEGPKSYDLGYQPDQKQTNYAHLLINTTSGDDNQAVIDQLNQFAFNNLPDAKVTVKRLTSGGGATVPIQIRISGPDAEKLTRMAGETKSQLRTITGTSNVDDDWGPKIKKVNVDINPSKLSYNGLTHQDVALSSYTTLSGYTVGEYRDQEDNIPISMRTEGNLEVAYEDLEGLNIYSQMTGKTVPMAQVADISVDWQLAKIIRRNLNRTITVESQLEAGYTAAEITTQISKWLNEQQDEWGSGYTFEFGGESEASGDAMGAVMAKLPISFFIIILLLVMQFNSVRKTSIVLLAVPFGIIGVVGGLLITGTNLSFTGFLGIISLSGIVINNAIVLIDRIQLELDEHKRNPYNAILAAAQERFRPILLTTFTTSLGLIPLWLGGGDMWEPLAIGIIFGLLFATVITLVLVPVLYQLFFKVSLPK, translated from the coding sequence ATGAACCTGACTGCCATAGCCATTAAAAACAATCGTGTTACCTATTTGCTATTAGGGATCATCATCATTCTTGGAATTACGGGGTATGCCTCATTACCAAGAAACAGTATGCCTCCTTTTACGATTCGAATAGCGAGCATTGTCACCGTTTTTCCCGGGGCAAGTCCTGAAAGAATGGAACTATTGGTCACTGACCCACTGGAGAAAGTGGTGCAGGAGATACCGGAAGTAGATTATATCCAAAGTGAATCGAGAACAGGCATTTCCATTATCAAAGTTGCCCTGAAAGAGAACGTTCACGAGTCGGAACTTAGACCCATTTGGGATCGCTTAAGAAGGAAAATCAACAATGTGAATGTTCCTTCCGGTGTTGTCAAAGGCCCAGATCTGAAGGACGAAGATTTGGGTATTACCTATGGAATAGCCTTGGGTATAAAAAATGATGGATATGAACCCAGGGAGTTGGAGAAGTATGCGGATCAATTGAGAAATCAGCTGATTCGATTGAGGGATGCAGCCAAAGTAGAACTTTCAGGAGTATCAGAACGTCACGTATTTATTGATTACAACGATGCAGAGCTGGCAAAAATCAAATTATCTGCCAACGAGCTCAAGAATGCCATATCCAGCACAAATATCATTATTCCTGCTGGTCAAATTAGTGTCGGAGATGAGCGTGTTATTCTGGAGCCTTCCGGAAATTTTGAAACGATAGAGGATATTCAAAACATGCTCATTCCGGTTGGAAAAGGAAGGGAATCCGTTTATCTAAAGGACATAGCTGAGGTCTATGAAGACTACATCTCTCCCCGGGAAAGCATTGTGAGGATGAATGGACAATCGGCCATTGGCCTGCATATTTCCTTGAAAGAAGGAGCCAATATCATTCAATTAGGTGGAGAGGTTGATGAACTACTCACCAGCTTCAACCAAACATTACCTGTAGGTATCACGGCAAAGCGACTTGCCTCACAGGATGATTCAGTGGCTAAAAGTGTCAGCGATTTTATTTCTAACCTCATTCAAAGCATGGTCATTGTATTGGCTGTAATGCTCTTGTTTCTTGGTTTAAGAACGGGGGTTGTGGTGGCCAGTTTGATTCCAACTGCCATTGTCATGTCACTGTTTTTGATGGGCGTTTTTGACATTGGCCTCAACCAGGTTTCATTGGCCGCACTCATCATGGCCTTGGGCATGTTGGTAGACAATGCCATTGTGATGGCTGAATCCATGATGGTAAAAATGGAAAAAGGAGATAAGGCATTTGATGCTGCTGTTTCTTCCTGTAAAGAGTTGATGGTGCCCTTACTTACCAGTTCACTGACTACTTCAGCTGCGTTCCTCTCATTTTTCATTGCAGACTCTGTAATGGGCGAGATTATGGGGACACTTTTTTCAGTGATTACCATTACCTTAATCTCGTCCTGGCTTATGGCATTGACGATTGTGCCGATGCTGGCTGTTCTATTCATTAAAGTCAAGAAGAAGAGCAAAGATCAAAAGCCAGGTTTCTTCGAAAAACTCAATATCTATTACAAACGGATTATTGTTTGGTCATTGGCTAAACCCGTTTTGATTTTGTCTGTGGTATCGGGGTGCCTTGCACTTTCCCTGGTTGGGATGGGTCAACTTGGGTTTGTGTTTATGCCGGACAGTGATCGTAACCTGGTGACTGTGGATCTTATGTTGCCTACTGGCACAAGCTTAGAAACGACCGATTCACAAGTCTCCCTGCTGGAAAGGTATTTGTCAGATAGTTTACTCATTAATAACGAAAGGTCTCGTGGTGTGCAGGACTGGTCTTCCTTCATTGGCGAAGGCCCCAAGTCTTATGATCTGGGCTATCAGCCTGACCAAAAACAGACGAACTACGCACATTTGCTGATCAATACCACTTCCGGTGATGACAATCAGGCAGTCATCGATCAGCTCAATCAGTTTGCTTTTAACAATCTTCCGGATGCCAAGGTTACGGTGAAAAGACTCACAAGTGGCGGAGGAGCCACGGTTCCCATTCAGATCAGAATCAGCGGGCCTGATGCAGAAAAATTAACCCGCATGGCTGGTGAAACGAAAAGTCAGCTACGAACCATCACAGGGACTAGCAATGTAGATGACGACTGGGGGCCAAAAATCAAGAAGGTTAATGTCGATATCAATCCATCCAAACTTAGTTATAATGGACTGACCCATCAGGATGTCGCACTATCTTCCTACACCACTTTGTCTGGTTACACCGTAGGAGAGTACCGTGACCAGGAGGACAATATTCCTATCTCTATGCGAACGGAAGGTAACCTTGAGGTGGCCTATGAAGACCTGGAAGGATTGAATATCTACAGTCAAATGACGGGCAAGACTGTCCCAATGGCACAGGTTGCCGACATCAGCGTAGATTGGCAGTTGGCCAAAATTATCAGGCGAAACCTCAATCGAACCATTACGGTAGAATCTCAGCTGGAGGCCGGATACACTGCTGCTGAGATTACGACCCAAATATCAAAATGGCTCAATGAACAGCAAGATGAATGGGGGAGTGGCTATACTTTTGAATTCGGTGGGGAGTCAGAAGCAAGCGGTGATGCCATGGGTGCTGTCATGGCCAAACTACCCATTTCATTTTTCATTATCATCCTGCTTCTTGTAATGCAATTTAACTCCGTGAGGAAGACCAGTATCGTACTGCTTGCCGTTCCTTTTGGGATCATAGGTGTCGTGGGAGGACTGCTCATTACCGGTACTAATTTGAGTTTTACCGGGTTCCTGGGTATCATTTCACTGTCTGGTATTGTAATCAATAATGCGATCGTACTTATCGATCGGATTCAATTGGAACTGGACGAGCATAAAAGAAACCCATACAATGCTATACTAGCTGCCGCACAGGAACGATTTCGACCTATACTACTCACCACCTTTACCACTTCTTTGGGTTTAATTCCTTTATGGCTTGGTGGTGGTGACATGTGGGAACCCCTCGCCATTGGCATCATCTTCGGGTTGCTATTTGCCACCGTGATCACGCTGGTGTTGGTTCCGGTTCTCTACCAGTTGTTTTTCAAAGTATCTCTACCAAAATGA
- a CDS encoding efflux RND transporter periplasmic adaptor subunit, with the protein MKNTYLTLLSLILLYGCGDSSKEEKRELIKPIKYGMVESVGGLTTRTFSGITQSGSETNLSFRTGGLITNLDVAVGQRLKKGQLLAQLDQTDALLALEQAQLDAANAKVQLETASSGFERIKQLYETNNASLSDYERAKSTLSNAQSSYEIALKRLEKQRSQLSYTTITAPMSGIVSAVKVGTNEVIRSGQTILVMSREDASDMEVQVGVPEKYISQVKQGSPTKIRIPTLSSNFDGVIAEVGYSSSGGTYPVITSLINPSDEIRPGMPVEVTFTFGDETQETQLIVPVKAVSEDESGQFVYLLDPIAEDVYEAKRATVEIGSLTDGGFIVRSGLMQDQMVAVAGLRTLYDGMKVSLINQQR; encoded by the coding sequence ATGAAAAACACCTATCTAACACTTCTTTCGCTAATCCTGCTCTATGGATGTGGGGATTCAAGTAAGGAAGAAAAACGAGAACTGATCAAGCCCATCAAATATGGGATGGTAGAATCAGTCGGAGGTTTAACGACAAGAACCTTTAGTGGGATCACCCAATCTGGTTCGGAAACCAACCTGAGTTTTCGTACCGGAGGACTCATTACCAATTTGGATGTTGCAGTAGGTCAGCGATTAAAGAAAGGGCAACTACTCGCACAGCTAGACCAGACGGATGCCTTGCTTGCATTGGAGCAGGCTCAACTGGATGCGGCGAATGCCAAAGTTCAACTAGAAACCGCTTCTTCCGGCTTTGAACGGATCAAACAACTTTACGAAACGAACAATGCCTCTTTGAGTGATTATGAGCGGGCCAAGAGTACATTATCCAATGCGCAAAGCTCGTATGAAATAGCTCTGAAGAGGCTGGAGAAGCAGCGATCTCAACTTTCCTACACGACCATTACGGCCCCAATGTCTGGCATTGTCTCCGCTGTAAAGGTTGGGACCAATGAGGTAATAAGATCGGGCCAGACTATCCTTGTGATGAGCAGGGAAGATGCCAGCGACATGGAAGTACAAGTAGGTGTACCTGAAAAATACATCAGTCAGGTAAAGCAGGGAAGCCCAACCAAAATCAGGATACCTACGCTATCCAGCAACTTTGATGGAGTTATTGCCGAAGTAGGATACAGTTCTTCAGGAGGCACTTATCCGGTAATTACTTCTCTGATCAACCCTTCAGATGAAATACGCCCTGGAATGCCCGTTGAGGTCACATTCACTTTTGGTGATGAGACTCAGGAGACGCAGTTGATCGTTCCTGTAAAGGCCGTGAGCGAAGATGAAAGTGGACAATTTGTATACCTCCTTGATCCGATAGCTGAGGACGTCTATGAAGCGAAAAGAGCGACAGTAGAAATCGGAAGCCTTACTGATGGAGGATTTATCGTGAGGTCTGGTTTGATGCAAGATCAAATGGTAGCAGTAGCTGGCTTAAGAACACTTTATGATGGAATGAAAGTCTCACTTATAAACCAACAGCGATGA
- a CDS encoding TolC family protein has translation MKFIISICFVLLVSITPVWAQPFKIGVISDFDKSPNLEAIINQMIQEIDQTTGASREVSLGSTSFGIVDIESAQRSYDQLDGQVDLVIVLGSISAKSLSLMNDLPIPVIALGIVDPKLQEIPYVNGTSGKRNFTYIWSTRNLEKELEVFHQIHDFNRVVVLVDEKAVSTINEQKARNLIDSLSKKLNTRLSIIPVGTDIAQTLSQLPAATDAVYFTVLLSQTESEIQLLINQLNERKIPTFSGNARLLDYGVLGSMANENDLQQVIRKLAIMADGIASGSDLSSLPVTLDTEENLYVNIGTARKIQLPIPFEVLFTATIIGDKEGAVTSYSFEEIAEKSLASNLSIQISYQDIARSNVRVKSARSNVLPSIESGLTASQINEERANAAFNAPEQSLTAGLTFTQLIYSEKAIAAIKIAKYLEKAQAYNTEADVLSVLFDTYTAYLNVLSAKTNVLIQRENLSNTRKNKELATIRVNLGSSNNTDLYRWESELAFANQSVIEAQTTLLAAKLQLNTLVANSLEPEYDIEDISLNGDLYKALSQGPLADVAKTPESLRVISDFLVMESQQQNPNKKALVENVNAANRQLTQNKRILYIPTVAIQAQTSQILGRSGVGSTLDASAMALGVTELQDNSWFAGISLTFPIFDGFGRKAAIQQSKISLDQLGYSQTLLDQSLELGVRAGVLHVLSTSTNIRFSQSASESAHKNFELVQENYKQGQVTITQLIDAQQTALQAELAAAFSIYEYIQAHLQLEFNVGSFITLTPEDQVQDFNNRFQQYLINQN, from the coding sequence ATGAAGTTTATAATATCAATATGCTTTGTTCTACTCGTGAGTATCACTCCGGTATGGGCACAGCCATTCAAAATTGGTGTGATTTCGGATTTTGATAAATCTCCTAATCTGGAAGCAATCATCAACCAGATGATTCAGGAAATCGATCAGACTACAGGTGCGTCGCGAGAAGTCAGTTTGGGATCGACCTCCTTTGGAATTGTCGATATCGAATCCGCACAAAGGTCGTATGATCAATTAGATGGTCAGGTTGATCTGGTGATTGTCTTAGGAAGTATAAGCGCTAAAAGCCTCTCATTGATGAATGACCTCCCGATACCTGTTATTGCTTTGGGAATTGTCGACCCTAAGCTGCAGGAAATCCCTTACGTAAATGGAACCTCGGGAAAGCGAAATTTCACTTACATCTGGTCCACACGGAATCTGGAAAAAGAGCTGGAAGTATTTCACCAGATCCATGATTTCAATAGGGTGGTAGTACTTGTGGACGAGAAAGCTGTATCAACAATCAACGAGCAAAAAGCCCGAAATCTGATTGATTCGCTCTCCAAAAAGTTGAACACCAGGTTATCCATCATTCCTGTTGGCACTGATATAGCGCAGACACTCAGTCAATTACCGGCAGCAACAGATGCGGTATATTTCACTGTTCTTCTGAGTCAAACCGAATCTGAGATTCAGCTACTTATCAACCAGCTGAATGAGCGGAAAATCCCGACATTCTCTGGTAATGCCAGGCTGTTGGATTATGGTGTGCTTGGATCGATGGCCAATGAAAATGACCTGCAGCAGGTGATTCGAAAATTAGCCATCATGGCTGATGGAATTGCATCGGGATCGGATCTTTCATCTTTGCCTGTGACGCTGGACACAGAAGAAAACCTATATGTTAATATTGGTACCGCCAGAAAAATACAGCTCCCTATTCCTTTTGAAGTGCTTTTCACAGCTACCATTATTGGAGATAAGGAGGGAGCGGTCACATCGTATTCCTTCGAAGAGATTGCGGAAAAATCTTTAGCATCAAATCTTAGTATCCAAATCAGTTACCAGGACATAGCGCGAAGCAACGTACGTGTGAAATCCGCAAGGTCAAACGTATTGCCGAGTATTGAATCAGGTCTTACTGCTTCACAAATCAACGAAGAGCGCGCTAACGCCGCATTTAATGCCCCAGAACAGTCATTGACTGCCGGTCTAACCTTTACCCAGTTAATCTATTCGGAAAAAGCCATAGCGGCCATCAAGATTGCTAAATATCTGGAAAAGGCCCAAGCGTACAACACGGAAGCTGATGTTTTGAGCGTGCTGTTTGATACCTATACCGCTTATTTGAATGTCCTGTCTGCCAAGACGAACGTCCTGATACAGCGGGAAAACCTATCAAACACGCGAAAAAACAAGGAGCTCGCGACTATTCGGGTAAACCTGGGGTCATCCAATAATACAGACCTCTATCGATGGGAATCCGAATTGGCTTTTGCCAACCAGTCGGTGATTGAGGCGCAAACCACGCTGCTAGCTGCGAAGCTTCAATTGAACACGCTGGTCGCAAATAGCCTGGAACCGGAATATGACATTGAGGATATATCCCTGAATGGCGATTTGTATAAAGCTTTGAGTCAGGGGCCACTTGCGGATGTTGCAAAAACGCCGGAAAGTCTACGGGTTATTTCAGATTTTTTAGTGATGGAAAGTCAGCAACAAAACCCCAATAAAAAAGCACTTGTTGAAAATGTAAATGCTGCCAATCGCCAGCTAACACAAAATAAACGGATACTCTACATACCCACAGTGGCAATTCAGGCACAGACTTCCCAGATTTTGGGAAGGAGTGGGGTTGGCTCTACATTGGATGCTTCGGCTATGGCCTTAGGAGTGACTGAGTTGCAGGACAATTCCTGGTTTGCCGGCATCTCCCTAACATTTCCAATTTTTGATGGGTTCGGCAGAAAGGCAGCCATTCAACAATCTAAAATCAGCCTGGATCAATTGGGTTATTCTCAAACGTTACTCGATCAAAGTTTGGAATTAGGTGTTCGTGCTGGTGTACTTCATGTATTGAGTACAAGTACGAATATCCGATTTAGCCAATCCGCATCAGAGAGCGCTCATAAAAACTTTGAACTGGTTCAGGAAAATTATAAGCAGGGCCAGGTCACGATTACTCAATTGATAGATGCACAACAGACAGCACTGCAAGCCGAACTGGCAGCCGCTTTTTCCATCTATGAATATATCCAGGCTCATCTTCAATTAGAATTCAATGTCGGCTCTTTTATCACGCTGACACCCGAAGATCAGGTTCAGGATTTTAATAACCGATTTCAACAATACTTAATCAATCAGAACTGA
- a CDS encoding sensor histidine kinase produces MMSQALSKTERFLKVGPHLLWFGMHAAISLVLAYQRSVAETIYYLVTYVFFGTIIIWLFGYKLFPEYLTREGKIDKKLGVLIAANILLFVLGIVSHTILAEAMELTPIRDQYAPKSVRIVLWVMMVFLGVIYMASIRVARVYYFNAVQKIEHKAQRVEAELKLLKSQISPHFLFNTLNNIYGLAYLKDERAAVMISKLSKLLRYLLYDCDQAKVRLAKEKELIENYLSIQLLKHEDAQNVDFYHAGIAQGHMIAPMILINFIENCFKHSDLESNPQGWIKISMEVENNELNFRTENTIREDVGETPMERKGIGLTNSLKLLEANYPEKHKVEITRENQVYQLDLKMTL; encoded by the coding sequence ATGATGAGTCAGGCATTATCGAAGACAGAACGTTTCCTAAAAGTGGGGCCTCACCTCCTGTGGTTTGGCATGCATGCTGCTATCAGTTTGGTGCTAGCCTATCAGCGGAGTGTAGCAGAAACCATCTACTATTTGGTTACCTATGTCTTTTTTGGCACCATCATTATCTGGTTGTTTGGCTATAAACTCTTTCCAGAGTATTTAACAAGGGAAGGCAAAATCGATAAAAAGCTAGGGGTACTAATTGCTGCCAATATCTTATTATTTGTGCTTGGCATTGTGTCACATACGATTTTGGCCGAGGCTATGGAATTAACACCAATCCGTGATCAATATGCTCCCAAATCCGTCCGGATAGTTTTATGGGTTATGATGGTGTTTTTAGGTGTGATATACATGGCAAGCATACGTGTAGCACGTGTATACTATTTCAATGCCGTTCAAAAGATTGAGCATAAAGCGCAAAGGGTTGAAGCAGAACTGAAGCTGTTAAAAAGCCAGATTAGCCCGCATTTCCTTTTTAATACGCTCAACAACATTTATGGGCTCGCCTACCTGAAAGATGAAAGAGCTGCCGTCATGATTTCAAAGCTATCCAAGCTACTGCGTTATTTGCTTTATGACTGTGATCAGGCTAAAGTGCGGTTAGCCAAGGAAAAGGAGCTCATAGAAAATTACCTGAGCATACAGCTGCTGAAGCATGAAGATGCTCAGAACGTAGATTTCTACCATGCGGGAATCGCTCAGGGCCATATGATTGCGCCTATGATCCTGATTAACTTTATCGAAAACTGTTTTAAACATTCTGACCTGGAAAGCAATCCTCAGGGCTGGATCAAAATCAGTATGGAAGTAGAAAACAACGAACTTAATTTTCGAACTGAAAATACGATTAGAGAAGACGTTGGGGAAACTCCAATGGAACGCAAAGGAATCGGATTGACAAATTCATTGAAATTGTTAGAAGCCAATTATCCAGAAAAACACAAAGTGGAGATAACCAGAGAAAACCAGGTTTATCAGCTGGATTTAAAGATGACATTATGA
- a CDS encoding LytTR family DNA-binding domain-containing protein translates to MSLKCLIVDDENIARKILSDYVSKVPELELVATCSSALQALNHIKNGTIDVLFLDIQMPDLTGLDFLKILPNRPATILTTAYSEYAVQSYELDVVDYLLKPIDFERFYKAVTKVISSKDHKVDYPPNSPSVQTTDKLFIKADNKIIKVAFHEIIVINADGPYVQIFTADGRKIMSLQSMHKLEELLPKNFYRIHRSHIVNIDHIDSIDGNMIRLKDQTAILSKNKRDEFLKLIDQLNLLGD, encoded by the coding sequence ATGAGTTTAAAGTGCCTTATCGTCGATGATGAAAATATTGCCCGAAAAATCCTTTCGGATTATGTGAGTAAAGTACCTGAATTGGAATTGGTGGCTACTTGTAGTTCTGCGCTCCAGGCACTCAACCATATCAAAAATGGTACCATTGATGTCCTCTTCCTTGATATTCAAATGCCTGACCTGACAGGACTTGATTTTCTAAAAATCTTGCCAAACAGGCCAGCCACCATCCTAACTACTGCTTATTCTGAGTATGCTGTGCAGAGCTATGAATTGGATGTGGTAGACTATTTGCTAAAACCCATAGATTTCGAGCGGTTTTACAAAGCGGTTACAAAAGTCATATCCTCCAAAGATCATAAAGTCGATTATCCTCCAAATTCTCCTTCTGTCCAAACTACGGATAAGCTGTTCATCAAAGCTGATAATAAGATTATCAAAGTCGCCTTCCATGAAATCATTGTCATTAATGCAGATGGGCCCTACGTGCAGATTTTTACCGCTGATGGCCGCAAAATCATGTCGTTGCAGTCCATGCATAAGTTAGAGGAATTATTGCCTAAAAACTTTTATAGAATACATCGCTCTCATATTGTCAACATCGATCATATAGACAGCATTGATGGTAATATGATTCGGTTAAAAGATCAGACTGCCATTTTGAGCAAAAACAAACGGGACGAATTCCTCAAGCTAATTGATCAACTCAATTTGTTGGGGGATTGA